Proteins from a single region of Amycolatopsis sp. CA-230715:
- a CDS encoding MaoC family dehydratase, producing MQFGRYYEEFEVGAVYKHWPGKTVTEYDDHLFCLITMNHHPLHLDAHYAGETTDFGKNVVVGNYVYSLLLGMSVPDISGKAIANLEVESLKHVKPTFHGDTIYGETEVLDKTPSKSKDDRGVVYVETRGYKQDGLIVCTFRRKVMVPKRSYGETRGGEQPGRPVPHE from the coding sequence GTGCAGTTCGGCCGGTACTACGAGGAGTTCGAGGTCGGCGCGGTGTACAAGCACTGGCCTGGCAAGACGGTCACCGAGTACGACGATCATCTGTTCTGCCTGATCACGATGAACCACCACCCCCTGCACCTGGATGCGCACTACGCGGGCGAAACCACTGACTTCGGGAAGAACGTCGTGGTCGGCAACTACGTCTATTCGCTGCTGCTGGGCATGTCGGTGCCGGACATTTCCGGCAAGGCGATCGCGAACCTCGAGGTCGAATCACTCAAACACGTGAAGCCGACGTTCCACGGTGACACGATCTACGGCGAAACCGAAGTACTGGACAAGACCCCGTCGAAGTCGAAGGACGACCGCGGCGTGGTCTACGTGGAGACTCGGGGCTACAAGCAGGACGGGCTCATCGTCTGCACGTTCCGCCGCAAGGTCATGGTGCCGAAGCGGTCCTACGGCGAGACCCGCGGCGGCGAGCAGCC
- the corA gene encoding magnesium/cobalt transporter CorA, with protein sequence MPAIPSLGGLRGRGNGKPAQVAPPIPVPLSAYVVDCAIYVDGARQSGRWSHTEAIKEVRERGDGFVWIGLHEPDEEQIQGIADTFGLHELAVEDAVHAHQRPKLERYDETLFMVLKTVRYVEHESPSTANEIVETGELMAFLGKDFIITVRHGNHSGLARLRAELDSEPDTLRHGPASVLHAIADHVVDHYLDVTDHLEEDIDEMETLVFAPRSSVTAETIYFMKREVLELRRAVMPLATPLKRLAEGYTRLVPDEVRSYFRDVDDHLTTVSERVAGFDELLTTLVDATLAKITLQQNTDMRKITAWAGIVAVPTAGAGIYGMNFDFMPELHWRFGYPLVMGVILAICLLLYRILRKNRWL encoded by the coding sequence ATGCCTGCGATTCCCTCCCTCGGCGGCCTTCGCGGCCGCGGAAACGGCAAGCCAGCACAGGTCGCGCCGCCCATTCCGGTGCCCCTGTCGGCCTACGTCGTCGACTGCGCCATCTACGTCGACGGCGCGCGGCAGTCCGGCCGGTGGTCGCACACCGAGGCGATCAAGGAGGTCCGCGAGCGGGGCGACGGGTTCGTCTGGATCGGCCTGCACGAGCCGGACGAGGAGCAGATCCAGGGCATCGCCGACACGTTCGGCCTGCACGAGCTGGCCGTGGAGGACGCGGTGCACGCGCACCAGCGGCCCAAGCTCGAGCGGTACGACGAAACGCTGTTCATGGTCCTCAAGACCGTCCGGTACGTCGAGCACGAGTCGCCGAGCACGGCCAACGAGATCGTCGAGACCGGCGAGCTGATGGCGTTCCTCGGCAAGGACTTCATCATCACCGTCCGGCACGGGAACCACTCCGGGCTCGCCCGCCTGCGCGCCGAGCTGGACTCCGAGCCCGACACGCTCCGCCACGGCCCGGCCAGCGTGCTGCACGCCATCGCCGACCACGTGGTCGACCACTACCTCGACGTCACCGACCACCTCGAAGAGGACATCGACGAGATGGAGACGCTGGTGTTCGCGCCGCGCTCCTCGGTCACCGCCGAAACGATCTACTTCATGAAGCGCGAGGTGCTCGAACTGCGCCGCGCGGTGATGCCGCTGGCGACCCCGCTCAAGCGGCTCGCGGAGGGCTACACCCGGCTCGTGCCGGACGAGGTGCGCTCGTACTTCCGCGACGTCGACGACCACCTCACCACCGTTTCCGAACGCGTCGCCGGTTTCGACGAACTGCTCACCACACTGGTCGACGCGACGCTCGCGAAGATCACGCTGCAGCAGAACACCGACATGCGCAAGATCACCGCGTGGGCGGGCATCGTCGCGGTCCCGACCGCGGGTGCCGGCATCTACGGGATGAACTTCGACTTCATGCCGGAACTGCACTGGCGGTTCGGCTATCCGCTCGTGATGGGCGTGATCCTCGCGATCTGCCTGCTGCTGTACCGAATATTGAGGAAGAACCGCTGGCTCTGA
- a CDS encoding metallophosphoesterase family protein has protein sequence MLRALVVADEVDERLWAGAVRGCSADLVIGAGDLPYAYLGFLAAALDAPCVFVPGNHDADLSGFTRYGGLSMKDGFPVSWPGPEGGVNADGRVVDVAGLRVAGLGGSVRYNDGPNQWTQRQQARRARGLVRRAERRRRRDGRGVDVLLTHAPPLGVGDRDDPPHRGFACLHQVVARLNPKWLLHGHIHPYGEDVPDRRMGETVVRNVVGRHVMEFERADVTS, from the coding sequence ATGCTGCGTGCGCTGGTGGTCGCCGACGAGGTCGACGAGCGGTTGTGGGCCGGTGCGGTCCGCGGCTGCTCCGCCGATCTCGTCATCGGCGCCGGCGACCTGCCGTACGCCTACCTCGGTTTCCTCGCGGCCGCGCTCGACGCGCCCTGCGTTTTCGTGCCGGGCAACCACGACGCGGATCTCAGCGGGTTCACCCGGTACGGCGGACTGTCCATGAAGGACGGTTTCCCGGTCTCGTGGCCCGGCCCGGAAGGCGGCGTGAACGCGGACGGCCGCGTGGTCGACGTCGCGGGGCTGCGCGTGGCGGGGCTCGGCGGTTCGGTGCGGTACAACGACGGGCCGAACCAGTGGACGCAACGCCAGCAGGCGCGCCGCGCACGCGGGCTCGTCCGCCGCGCGGAGCGCCGTCGCCGCCGTGACGGCCGCGGTGTGGACGTCCTGCTGACGCACGCGCCCCCGCTCGGCGTCGGCGATCGCGACGATCCGCCGCACCGCGGATTCGCCTGCCTGCACCAGGTCGTCGCGCGGCTCAACCCGAAATGGCTGCTGCACGGGCACATCCATCCCTATGGCGAGGACGTGCCCGACCGGAGGATGGGGGAAACCGTGGTGCGCAACGTGGTCGGGCGGCACGTGATGGAGTTCGAGCGCGCGGACGTGACATCGTGA
- a CDS encoding ParB N-terminal domain-containing protein: MSPSRDTGFPRADAEHDFLRARRRQVLSRLAKWLRGEPDDVNIMLPFTEVVDALGYQSERRIGARVIRLDSIVGSVDRGRDFDRRFRPTSARVRERWERLALATRRGEHIPPIEVYRVGELHFIIDGHHRVSVAHALGLSTIEAYVTVVRTKLNPSGIRFRGDLIVKDYRRLFLERVPLTGQARAAVLVSDPWDYAKLGEHVEAWGFRLMQDEGAFLDRARVAQRWHDEEFVPVVAMLRQADLIGDRTEAEAYMWVAGERYRLIRTHRWDDEVIEAVRTRRT, from the coding sequence GTGAGCCCCAGCAGGGACACCGGGTTCCCGCGCGCCGACGCCGAACACGACTTCCTCCGCGCCAGGCGGCGGCAGGTGTTGTCGCGGCTGGCGAAGTGGCTGCGCGGCGAACCCGACGACGTCAACATCATGCTGCCGTTCACCGAAGTCGTGGACGCGCTGGGCTACCAGAGCGAGCGCCGGATCGGGGCGCGCGTGATCCGGCTCGATTCGATCGTCGGCAGCGTGGACCGTGGCCGTGATTTCGACCGGCGGTTCCGGCCGACCTCGGCGCGCGTGCGCGAGCGGTGGGAACGGCTCGCGCTCGCGACCCGGCGCGGCGAGCACATTCCGCCGATCGAGGTGTACCGGGTCGGCGAGCTGCACTTCATCATCGACGGGCACCACCGGGTCTCCGTCGCGCACGCGCTCGGACTGTCCACAATAGAGGCTTACGTGACCGTGGTCAGGACGAAGCTGAACCCGAGCGGGATCCGGTTCCGCGGCGACCTGATCGTCAAGGACTACCGGCGGCTGTTCCTCGAACGCGTCCCGCTGACCGGGCAGGCGCGCGCGGCCGTGCTGGTCTCGGATCCTTGGGACTACGCGAAACTCGGCGAACACGTCGAGGCGTGGGGGTTCCGGTTGATGCAGGACGAAGGCGCGTTCCTGGACAGGGCGCGCGTCGCGCAGCGTTGGCACGACGAGGAATTCGTGCCGGTGGTGGCGATGCTGCGGCAGGCGGACCTGATCGGCGACCGGACGGAGGCGGAGGCGTACATGTGGGTGGCTGGCGAGCGGTATCGGCTGATCCGCACGCACCGGTGGGACGACGAGGTCATCGAAGCCGTGCGGACGCGGCGCACATGA
- a CDS encoding PIG-L deacetylase family protein codes for MSTIVAFHAHPDDEALLTGGTLARAADDGHRVVIAVATDGVIGESEPTRLDELRASARILGVQRVEHLGYADSGHGPLLYPDPPDRPRFVRVPVEEAAGRLAALLREERASTLLTYDENGGYGHRDHVRVHEVGKRAAELAGTPAVLEATMPRDALDRLVRLTKLLRIPFGYDSLLYSPRSAITHRFDLRRYARQKQAALAAHESVLRGSGRSAAVFRVLVKLPAPVFGLLLGREWFIASFSPPE; via the coding sequence ATGAGCACCATCGTCGCGTTCCACGCGCATCCCGACGACGAGGCCCTGCTCACCGGCGGCACCCTCGCCCGCGCCGCCGACGACGGGCACCGCGTGGTGATCGCGGTCGCCACCGACGGCGTGATCGGGGAAAGCGAACCCACCCGGCTCGACGAACTCCGCGCCAGCGCGCGAATCCTCGGCGTGCAGCGCGTCGAGCACCTCGGGTACGCCGACAGCGGGCACGGGCCGCTGCTCTACCCGGATCCCCCGGACCGCCCGCGTTTCGTCAGGGTGCCCGTCGAAGAGGCCGCTGGACGGCTGGCCGCACTGCTGCGCGAAGAACGCGCTTCCACGCTGCTGACCTACGACGAGAACGGCGGCTACGGCCACCGGGACCACGTGCGGGTGCACGAGGTCGGCAAGCGGGCCGCCGAACTCGCCGGGACACCGGCCGTGCTGGAAGCGACCATGCCGCGCGACGCCCTGGACCGGCTGGTGCGCCTGACCAAGCTGCTCCGGATCCCGTTCGGCTACGACTCGCTGCTCTACAGCCCCCGCTCGGCGATCACGCACCGGTTCGACCTGCGGCGGTACGCGCGGCAGAAGCAGGCCGCGCTCGCCGCGCACGAGTCCGTGCTGCGCGGCAGCGGGCGCTCGGCGGCGGTCTTCCGGGTGCTGGTGAAGCTGCCCGCCCCGGTGTTCGGCCTGTTGCTCGGCCGGGAGTGGTTCATCGCCAGCTTCAGTCCTCCGGAATGA
- a CDS encoding PspC domain-containing protein, whose protein sequence is MSGTSLSRPRSGRMLGGVCAGLARRFGTTPGKMRLLFVVSCILPGPQCLIYLVLWVVIPED, encoded by the coding sequence ATGAGCGGCACCAGTTTGTCCCGCCCGCGCAGCGGCCGGATGCTCGGCGGCGTGTGCGCGGGCCTCGCCAGGAGGTTCGGCACGACGCCGGGCAAGATGCGCCTGCTGTTCGTGGTCTCCTGCATCCTGCCCGGCCCGCAGTGCCTGATCTACCTCGTCCTGTGGGTGGTCATTCCGGAGGACTGA